One region of Ictalurus furcatus strain D&B chromosome 17, Billie_1.0, whole genome shotgun sequence genomic DNA includes:
- the LOC128621332 gene encoding rho guanine nucleotide exchange factor TIAM1-like, with amino-acid sequence MSVLKRNRQSKRSSESIYDMLHLSTEQVAAFCRSLHEMSPSSEAASASSSSSLPRQLSDADKLRKVICELVETERTYVKDLNCLIGRYLTPLQKESFLTQDELDVLFGNLPEMLEFQVEFLRTLEDGTRLVPDLEKLEQVDQFKKILFSLGGSFLYYADRFKIYSAFCASHTKVPKVLVKAKTDPDFKAFLDERNPKQQHSSTLESYLIKPIQRVLKYPLLLRELYTLTDPESEEHYHLDVAVKAMNKVASHINEMQKLHEEFGAVFDQLISEQSGSKKEVADLSMGDLLLHTTLIWLNPSSSLGKWKKEPQLATFVFKTAVVFVCKDGSKQKKKMGGSQRASVSGEDRDPFRFRHMISTDALQVRTLTGADGDSAAVCEIIHVKSESEGRPERVFHLCCSSPESKKDFLKTVHSILRDKQRRQLMKTESLPPSQQYVPFGGKRLCALKGARPTMNRAASAPTRTLGRRKLVRNRFTIDTDIVFDTDADSPDSQASLQPGDTDRWVEEQFDLQRYEEQEQAKETDLLSDEDGDDEDLSQDLDGPVSAMSLEDEEEEPKTEGKDCKSQHALRLSHLGKQCAMSVASVDEQSVIADENVWVRREMSSTDSDTQNESQS; translated from the exons agcACGGAGCAGGTCGCTGCTTTTTGCCGAAGTCTTCATGAGATGAGCCCTTCGTCGGAAGCAGCTTCGGCTTCGTCCTCTTCCTCACTTCCTCGTCAGCTCTCAGATGCGGACAAACTGCGCAAGGTCATCTGTGAGCTCGTGGAGACCGAGCGCACCTAcgttaag GATTTGAATTGTCTTATTGGGAGATATTTGACTCCTCTGCAGAAGGAAAGCTTCCTCACCCAggatgag CTGGACGTGTTGTTCGGGAACCTTCCGGAGATGCTGGAGTTTCAGGTGGAGTTTTTGCGCACGCTGGAGGACGGAACGCGACTCGTCCCTGACCTGGAGAAACTGGAGCAAGTCGATCAATTCAAG AAAATACTCTTCTCTCTCGGCGGTTCGTTCCTTTATTACGCCGATCGCTTTAAGATCTACAGCGCATTCTGTGCGAGTCACACTAAAGTCCCCAAAGTCCTGGTGAAAG caaAGACGGACCCGGACTTTAAGGCGTTCCTGGACGAGAGGAACCCGAAGCAGCAGCACTCGTCCACACTCGAGTCATATCTGATTAAACCCATCCAGAGAGTGCTGAAGTACCCACTGCTGCTGCGTGAGCTTTACACACTCACCGACCCCGAGAGCGAGGAGCACTACCACTTGGAtg tggcaGTGAAGGCCATGAATAAAGTAGCCAGCCACATTAACGAGATGCAGAAGCTCCATGAGGAATTTGGTGCAGTGTTCGACCAGCTCATCTCAGAACAGTCCGGCAGTaagaaagag GTAGCTGATCTTTCGATGGGAGACCTGCTGCTACACACCACTCTGATTTGGCTCAATCCTTCCTCATCTCTCGGAAAATGGAAGAAGGAGCCACAACTCGCCACCTTCG TGTTTAAAACAGCCGTCGTTTTTGTCTGCAAAGACGGCTccaaacaaaagaagaaaatg ggTGGGTCACAACGGGCATCGGTATCAGGTGAAGACAGAGACCCGTTCCGTTTCCGTCACATGATCTCCACTGACGCCCTTCAAGTTCGAACCCTGACTGGTGCAG ATGGTGATAGCGCTGCGGTGTGTGAGATCATCCATGTGAAATCGGAGTCGGAAGGAAGGCCTGAGAGAGTGTTTCACCTGTGCTGCAG TTCTCCCGAAAGCAAGAAGGACTTCCTGAAGACAGTGCATTCCATTttaagagacaaacagagacgGCAGCTGATGAAGACAGAAAGTCTTCCTCCTAGCCAGCAGTATGTGCCGTTTGGAGGGAAACGTCTGTGCGCTCTGAAAGGAGCTAGACCCACGATGAACcgagcag CCTCTGCTCCAACACGTACTTTGGGTCGGCGCAAGCTAGTGCGAAACCGCTTCACCATCGACACGGACATCGTGTTTGACACCGACGCCGACTCGCCAGACTCCCAGGCTTCCCTGCAGCCAGGCGACACAGACCGCTGGGTGGAGGAGCAGTTCGACCTGCAGCGCTACGAGGAGCAAGAGCAAGCAAAAGAGACGGATTTACTGAGTGATGAGGACGGTGACGACGAAGACCTCAGCCAGGACCTAGACGGACCCGTGTCGGCCATGTCACTGGAGGACGAAGAAGAGGAACCTAAAACTGAAGGCAAAGACTGCAAATCCCAGCATGCTTTGAGGCTGTCCCATCTTGGGAAGCAGTGCGCCATGTCGGTGGCCAGCGTAGACGAGCAGTCGGTTATTGCCGATGAGAACGTGTGGGTGCGACGGGAGATGAGCAGTACTGACAGTGATACACAGAACGAGTCACAGAGCTGA